From Fusobacterium varium:
AAGCATATTAAAAAAAGGTATAATTTTAAAAATGAAATTATTTGGAGGGATGGAACATGGAATTAAGGGTTTTACGTTATTTTGTTGCTGTAGCTAGGGAAGAAAGCATTACAGGTGCAGCAGAGTCTTTACATGTAACACAACCTACTCTTTCTAGACAACTTATGGAATTAGAAGAAGAATTAGGAAAAAAATTATTTATTAGGGGAAGCAGAAAACTTACTTTAACAGATGAAGGAGTCCTTCTAAGAAAAAGAGCAGAGGAAATAATTGAATTAGTGGAAAAGACAGAAACAGAAATTATAACCTCTGATGAGATTATAAATGGGGATATTTATATAGGTGGAGGAGAAACAGATGCTATGAGAATAATTGCTCAAACAGCAAAAAAATTACAAAAGGAATATCCTAATATAAGATATCACATATTCAGTGGAAATGCAGATGATGTTACAGAACGGTTAGATAAGGGATTATTAGATTTTGGGATATTAATTGAGCCAGCAGATATAAAAAAATATGAATATATAAAACTTCCTGCAACAGATATATGGGGATTATTAATGAGAAAAGATAGTCCATTAGCATCATGTGATACAATAAAGCCAGAAAATTTATTGAATATTCCGCTTTTATGTTCCAGGCAATCAATGGTTGGAAAAGAAATTTCAGAATGGATAGGTTTAGATTATGATAAGTTGAATATTGTAACTACATATAATTTAGTTTACAATGCTTCTCTTATGGTAGAGGAAGGTATTGGATATGCACTGAGTCTTGATAAATTAGTAAATACTACAGGAAATAGTGTTTTATGTTTTAAACCATTAGAACCAAAATTAGAAGTCGGTTTAAATATTGTATGGAAAAAATCTCAAATATTTTCTAAAGCAGCTAAAAAATTTTTAGAAAGATTAGAGATGGAAGTATAAAAAAATTAAATAGTATCAAAATTTTATATGTATATTATCAAAAATAAAATAAGAACCCATAGATTTTTAAATAATCATTTTTTTAATATATGGGTTCTTTGATAATATATTTTAATATAATAGAATTATTTTTCAACTTTCTTTACTATGTTTAATTGGTATAATTCTGTATTCATATATAGCTCATTATAGTCAAAAAGTTCTCCATTTGATAAGTATGTAACATTTGATAATTTTAAAATAGGTGTCTTAGAAGAAATTTTTAATTTTTCAGCTATATTTTCAGGAGGAAACACAGGAGTTATATTTTGGTAAGAAATAGAAATTTCCATTCCTTGCTTTTTAGCATATTCATACTTAGAACCTTCTAATATTTTTACAGACATCTCAGGATGCTTAGATATTTCCATATATGTTTTTTCAAAAAGAATAGGATCATTATCAGCAAATCTGATTCTTTCAATATAATAAATCTTTTCATTAGGTTTTAATCCCATTATCCTTCCAATATGTTCTCCAACTTTTGTTATATGAAAAGTTTCTACTATTGACCATGGCTTTTTTCCCATATCAAGAATATCTTCAGTAAAGCTTTTAAGGAGAGGAGAACGCTTCAAAGTATTTTCTTTTGATACAAAAGACCCCTTTCCCTGTATTCTGTATATGATACCTTTATATGCCAGATTACTTAGTGCTTGACGAACAGTAACTCTGGAGCAGTTAAATTTTTCAGACAGTTCTGCTTCTGTTGGAAGAATATCATTAACCTTATAGTGATTACTTTGTATTCCTTCAACTATATAACTTTCCACCAATTGATATTTTGAAACTTTTTTATCTTCCATAATATACTCTCCTTATTTATATTTACAACTTTTAAAAAAATAATACAAGTTTTATATAATGTATAATACAACATATAATTTGTATTGACAAGTTATTTTTTATGAATTATAATCAATTTAATTAAAGTATCTTAATAAAATAAAGTACATAAATAAAATGTGGAGGTTGATTATGGAAGGGAAAGTTAGTTTAAAAGACAATCTTTTTAGCTTAGGACAACAGTTAGGTAAAGCTATTATGATGCCTATTTCTATTTTGCCAGTAGCAGGGCTTTTACTTGGTATTTCTGCTGCATTATCATCAGGAGCAGTAATAAAAGCTTATTCTATCTTGGATAATGCTGTTTTACAAGGATTGCTTAAATTAATGAATGCTGTAGGAAATGGGGTTTTTGCTGCACTGCCATTAATTTTTGCTGTTGGTATAGCTGCTGGGTTAGCAAAAAATGAAAAAGGGTCTGCTGGTCTTTCAGCAGTTGTTGGGTATTTTGTTCTTTTAACAGGAACAGGGGCATTTATAAGTATTTTTGGAAAAGAAGCTCCTGCTGGCGCAGATATACGTCTTTATGGACAGGCTGTACAGTTTGGAATAAAAACTCTTAATATGAATGTCTTTGGAGGAGTTTTAGCTGGTATTGTAACTGGGGTTGTTCATAATAAATACTATAAAACTAAACTTCCAGATGTATTAGCTTTCTTTGGAGGAGCAAGATTTGTTCCAATAGTTAATACTGTCGTCTTTATGTTTGTATCTTTAATCATGGTTTTTGTTTGGCCAGCAATAGCTGCTATGATTGCTTATTTTGGAGTTTTAACTCAAGGGTTAGGAATATTTGGAGCATTTATGTATGGACTTGTTCTTAGAGGATTCTATGTTTTAGGTCTTCACCATGTATTCTATCTTCCGTTCTGGACTACAGCTGCTGGAGGAACATTAGAAGTTGGGGGAAAAGTTATTGAAGGATGGCAAAATATATTCCTTGCACAATTAGCTGATCACAATACAGTACATTATTTTTCAAATATAGCTTTATACAACAGTGGAAGATATTTCCATATGATATTTACAATGCCTGCTATATGTTTAGCTATGTATACAGCTATTCCAAAAGGACCGAAAAGAAAAGCAACATTTGGATTTTTACTTTCAATAGGACTTACAAGTTTCTTAACTGGAGTTACTGAACCAATATCATTTGCTTTACTATTTGCTTCACCTTTACTTTTTGTTGCAGAAGCAGTTTCTTTTGCAATATCTTTTGTTATTGCAGCAATAGCTAAAATTACAATAGGATCTACTTTCTCAGCTGGATTGGTTGAATTTTTACTATTTGGAGTATTCCAAGGAAATTCTAAAACTAATTATATCTGGATACTTATTCTTGGAATTCCAATCTTTATAGTAAATTATCTGTTGTTTAAATTCTTAATAGAAAAATTGAATGCTAAAACACCTGGAAGAGAAGATGACGAGGAACAAGAAAAAGGACTGAAAGGAAAATATACCTCTGGAGAAGCTAAAACAATAATAGAAGCTTTGGGAGGAATGGGAAATATTTCTGACATTGATAACTGTGCAACAAGATTAAGAGTTACTGTAAAAAAATTAGATGTTGTAAATATTGATTTATTAAAACAAACAGGAGCACATAATGTTGTTACTAGAGGAAAAAATCTTCAAATAATTTATGGTCCGACAGTAAATCTTATCAGAACAGAAATTGATGAATATGTTGCTACACTATAGAATATAATAAATATAAGGATAGTGATTTTATGAATGATAAGAACAAGAAAATAATAGAAGATATAAAAAATGGTTTGATATTATCATGCCAAGTAAAAAAAACAGACCCTCTTTATCTTCCTGAAATAATAGAAAAACTGGTGGCATGTGGTGAATGGGGAGATGCTTGTGGATATAGAATAGATACCCCTGAAAACATAGCTAGAATAAGAAAAGTTACTAATAAACCTATTATAGGTTTATGGAAGATAAATATTGATACAGAAGATGTTTTTATCACTCCAAGCATGAAAGAGGTAGATGAAATAGTAAAAGCTGGAACTGATATTGTAGCAATTGACGCTACAAACAGAATAAATAGTTATGGCAGAAAAGCTTATGAACTTATTTCAGAAATAAAAGAAAAATATCCAGATTTATTAATACTTGCTGATATTAGAAATGCTGAAGAGGCAAAAGAAGCTTTAAAAATGGGAGCACATATGGTTGCTCCGACACTATATAGATTTAATGATAATCCAAAATCTACAGACTCTCCTGATTTTGAGGAGTTAGCAAGAATTGTAGAAGCTTGTGAAGGATTGGGACTTGTAATTATGGAAGGAAAAATAGCTTCTCCAGAAGAGGCTGTTCAGAGTCTTTATCTTGGAGCTCATGCTGTTGTAATTGGAAGTGCAATCACAAGACCTCATCTGACAACATTGAGATTTACAAGTGTTATGAATAAGTACAAAAGAAAAATTCCATTAAAATATTAGATAGGCTGGTGAAAAGTTATGAACAAATATAAAATATTATGGAGTGATATGCATAGTAATCTGCATCATGAAAGCATAGATAAACTGCCTTCATGGTTTGAACAGGTAAAAGATATTTTTGATTTTTGGCCGTTTGCATATTATCCATATTATATGAGAAAAGATGAGTGTGGACTGGGAGTAGAGGACATTTACCCTATAGATAAAGTACAGGCTGACTGGGAATATATAAGAAAATTTACTGAAAAAGTAAATGAAGAAGGGTTTCCTATGTTCATGGGGTATGAATGGCAGGGAGCAGGAAAAGATGGAGATCATAATGTTTTCTTTTTGAAGAATGATAAAAACCCATATTTTCCTCTTAGATATTCAGAGCTTGAAAAAAACTTTAGAGAGGCTGATTGTATAGCTATTCCTCATCATTTGGCTTATGAACTTGGTCATAGAGGAAAAAACTGGGAAACACATAATGATAAATTTTCACCATTTGCAGAAATTTATTCATCACATGGTTCTAGTGAAAATGACGAAAGTCAATTTACAATGGACAGACATATTCATATGGGACCTAGAACAGGAGTGACAGCTGTAGAAAAGGGATGGGAGAAAGGACATCAATTTGGAGTTATAGCTTCAGGTGATAATCATTCTGTTCCCGGAGTTTATGGATTTGGGTATATTGCTGTATTGGCTGAGGATAATACAAAAGAAAGCATCTGGGATGCCTTTATAAATAAAAGAGTCTATGGAGTAAGCAAAGATAGAATAAAAGTAGATTTTTTAATAGATGATACTGTTATGGGGGGGAGTGTATCTCCAAAAAAAGACTCTAAACTTGTACTGAATGTAGAAGCTTCAAATGCAATAGATAGAATAGAAATTATAGAAGATAACATAACAACTGAAATGATTCCTCATACTTCAACATGGGAAAAGGAATCTCTTGGAAAAAATGTTCAATTTAAATTTAAAGCGGACTTTGGATGGGGACCAGACAGAAGAATATTTCCTGATATAAAATCAAGAAACTGGAGCGGTTCACTTTCAACAGAAGGGAAAATTTTATCTATTGAGAAATGCTGGAGCAATTTTGGACAACGTCTATATGATGTTACAGACAGTAGTTGTAAGTTTGATTTAACTTCGTATAAAACAACAGCTACAGGAAAATGGATGGGACCTAGTGCTGTAACTACAGAAGGATTTATATTTGAAATATCAGCTCCTATTGATAGTTTTATTGTCCTTACAGTTGATGGAAAAGAATATAAGTTTGAGGTAAAAGAATTGTTTGAATCTTCAAGATTGATACCATTATTAGAAGAAGCAGAAGAACTTTTAAAAGAAAACTTTAACTTTACAGAGTACTACAGAACTGATCCTTGGTGGCATAATGCCTACAAAATAAAACTTTCCAAGGCTGTTCCTGTTTCAGGATACACAAGAAGAATAGAAAAAACTATAGATACTACCAACATTTCAAATGTTAGGGTAAGAATATGGCAGAAAGATGGTGGAGCTGCATGGAGTTCACCTATATTTGTAAAATAAAGGAGGCTATCAGTCAAAGATGAATGTTATATATATAAATACACATGACAGTGGAAGAATGTTGAGTCCTTATGGATATGATATTCCAACTGAAAATCTAAAAAAACTGGCAGAAGACTCTGTGGTCTTTACAAATGCTTTTTGTGCAGGGCCGACTTGTTCTCCAAGCAGAGCTGCTCTTTTAACAGGAACTTTTCCACATCAAAATGGGATGCTTGGGTTAGCTCAAAGAGGATTTTCTCTTTACAACCCTGAAAAACATTTAGCTAATTTTTTAAAGAATAATGGATATAATACTTGTTTATGTGGAATACAGCATGAATATGGATGGTACCTAGATTTAGAAAAAAATGGGCTGCATAATTTAGGATATAAAGAAATAATTACAACTGATTCTAAACCATTTAAAAAAGAAGAACTTCATTTATGGGATAGAAACAATGCCATAGAAGTAGTAAGATGGCTTGATAACTATAATGAAGAAAAACCATTTTTATTGTCTTTTGGGATGCACAGCACACACAGACCTTATCCAGTGGAAGTAGCTGAGTTTATAGATGAAAGATACATAGTTCCTCCTTATCCAATTACAAATAATGAGGAAAACAGGCATGATCATGCTCAGTATATGACAACAGCTCATTATGCAGATGAAAATATAAAAATGATAGTAGACGCTTTAAAGAGAAATAATCTTTATGAAAATTCTATTATAATTTTTACTACAGATCATGGACTGGCACTTCCATTTAATAAATGTAATCTTACAGATACTGGAATAGGAGTTTCATTGATAATGAAAGTTCCTAATGCAGATTCTAATGGAAAAGTTGTGGATAGTCTGGTTTCACAAATAGATGTATTTCCTACATTGTGTGAACTTCTTAAGTTAAATAAACCTGATTATCTGGAAGGAAAGTCTTTTGCTGAGGCTTTTGCTGATAATAAGGCTTTTCTTGATGAATACATATTTGCTGAAGTCAATTTTCATACATCATATGAACCTGTGAGATGTGTAAGAACAAAACGTTACAAATATATAAAATACTATGATGAAACTTGGAATAAAGTTAATCTTTCAAATATGGATGAGTCTGTACCAAAGGATTTTCTTATGAATAATGGACTAAAAGAAAAAGTTAAATATAGAGAAGGGCTTTTTGACCTCTATTATGATCCAACAGAAAGAAATAATCTTGCAGATGATATTAAATATAAAGAAATTCTGAAAAATCTAAGAAAAGTATTACTTGAAAAGCAGATTAAAACTGATGATCCTATTTTAAAAGGTGCACTTGAGATAAAAAAAGGATATAAAGTAAATAAAGTAGAGTGTGAAACAGCTTCAAGTAAAAATAAAGATGACTATATTTCATATAATTAAAAAATAAAAAAATTTGAAAGGCTATAGATAATTTGATTTGTCTGTAGCTTTTTTTATTTATCAGAAAAAAACTTTATCAACCACTTATAAACAAATATTTTATCATAAAAAATTATTATTTAGAAAATATTAGAAAAAATCTATAGAGGTATATAAAAAATGTACCAATTTATGAAATTGGGAGAAGGAAGAACTATTAATCTCCTTTAAAAAATGATACAATTAAAAATAAGGAAGAAAATTAATATCAAAAATATTTAAATATAAGTTCTAAAATATGGAGGGGAAAAGAATGCATACAAATTTTCAATTTTTAAAAAAAGACTGGGATATTTTAGCTAAAATTGGAGAAATGGCAGAGTACACTCTTCATAAAGACCCTAATACTGCAATTATAAAAATAAGACAATTGGGAGAATATATAGCAAAGTCTATGCTGAAAGTTGAAAGATTAGCTGAACCAGAAAGTGGGAGTCAATTAGATAGAATAAAAATTTTAAAAGCTTATGATCTAATTCCAGAGGATATAGAAAATATATTACAGCTTATTAGGAAAAAAGGAAATACAGCTGTACATGATATGTCTGGAAATGAAAGTGAAGCAGAGACTCTTTTGTCATTAGTGGTAAAACTTTGTAGTTGGTTTAATGAAATTTATGGAAGTGATTACTCTTTCAATTCAGAATTAGTTCAATACAAAAAGCCAGAGAGAGTTGATTACAAAGAAGCTTATGAAAAGCTTTTATCAAAAGTACAAGAAGAAGAGGAAAAGAATAAATTTGAAAAATTAGTACCTGAAAAACTTTCTTTTAGAACACCTGAAGAAAGAATTCAATTGATAAAAAATAAAAAAAGTGTTGAATTAA
This genomic window contains:
- a CDS encoding putative transcriptional regulator — protein: MELRVLRYFVAVAREESITGAAESLHVTQPTLSRQLMELEEELGKKLFIRGSRKLTLTDEGVLLRKRAEEIIELVEKTETEIITSDEIINGDIYIGGGETDAMRIIAQTAKKLQKEYPNIRYHIFSGNADDVTERLDKGLLDFGILIEPADIKKYEYIKLPATDIWGLLMRKDSPLASCDTIKPENLLNIPLLCSRQSMVGKEISEWIGLDYDKLNIVTTYNLVYNASLMVEEGIGYALSLDKLVNTTGNSVLCFKPLEPKLEVGLNIVWKKSQIFSKAAKKFLERLEMEV
- a CDS encoding putative transcriptional regulator; amino-acid sequence: MEDKKVSKYQLVESYIVEGIQSNHYKVNDILPTEAELSEKFNCSRVTVRQALSNLAYKGIIYRIQGKGSFVSKENTLKRSPLLKSFTEDILDMGKKPWSIVETFHITKVGEHIGRIMGLKPNEKIYYIERIRFADNDPILFEKTYMEISKHPEMSVKILEGSKYEYAKKQGMEISISYQNITPVFPPENIAEKLKISSKTPILKLSNVTYLSNGELFDYNELYMNTELYQLNIVKKVEK
- a CDS encoding sulfatase → MNVIYINTHDSGRMLSPYGYDIPTENLKKLAEDSVVFTNAFCAGPTCSPSRAALLTGTFPHQNGMLGLAQRGFSLYNPEKHLANFLKNNGYNTCLCGIQHEYGWYLDLEKNGLHNLGYKEIITTDSKPFKKEELHLWDRNNAIEVVRWLDNYNEEKPFLLSFGMHSTHRPYPVEVAEFIDERYIVPPYPITNNEENRHDHAQYMTTAHYADENIKMIVDALKRNNLYENSIIIFTTDHGLALPFNKCNLTDTGIGVSLIMKVPNADSNGKVVDSLVSQIDVFPTLCELLKLNKPDYLEGKSFAEAFADNKAFLDEYIFAEVNFHTSYEPVRCVRTKRYKYIKYYDETWNKVNLSNMDESVPKDFLMNNGLKEKVKYREGLFDLYYDPTERNNLADDIKYKEILKNLRKVLLEKQIKTDDPILKGALEIKKGYKVNKVECETASSKNKDDYISYN
- the nanE gene encoding N-acylglucosamine-6-phosphate 2-epimerase, coding for MNDKNKKIIEDIKNGLILSCQVKKTDPLYLPEIIEKLVACGEWGDACGYRIDTPENIARIRKVTNKPIIGLWKINIDTEDVFITPSMKEVDEIVKAGTDIVAIDATNRINSYGRKAYELISEIKEKYPDLLILADIRNAEEAKEALKMGAHMVAPTLYRFNDNPKSTDSPDFEELARIVEACEGLGLVIMEGKIASPEEAVQSLYLGAHAVVIGSAITRPHLTTLRFTSVMNKYKRKIPLKY
- a CDS encoding PTS sugar transporter subunit IIB, coding for MEGKVSLKDNLFSLGQQLGKAIMMPISILPVAGLLLGISAALSSGAVIKAYSILDNAVLQGLLKLMNAVGNGVFAALPLIFAVGIAAGLAKNEKGSAGLSAVVGYFVLLTGTGAFISIFGKEAPAGADIRLYGQAVQFGIKTLNMNVFGGVLAGIVTGVVHNKYYKTKLPDVLAFFGGARFVPIVNTVVFMFVSLIMVFVWPAIAAMIAYFGVLTQGLGIFGAFMYGLVLRGFYVLGLHHVFYLPFWTTAAGGTLEVGGKVIEGWQNIFLAQLADHNTVHYFSNIALYNSGRYFHMIFTMPAICLAMYTAIPKGPKRKATFGFLLSIGLTSFLTGVTEPISFALLFASPLLFVAEAVSFAISFVIAAIAKITIGSTFSAGLVEFLLFGVFQGNSKTNYIWILILGIPIFIVNYLLFKFLIEKLNAKTPGREDDEEQEKGLKGKYTSGEAKTIIEALGGMGNISDIDNCATRLRVTVKKLDVVNIDLLKQTGAHNVVTRGKNLQIIYGPTVNLIRTEIDEYVATL